Genomic segment of Corticium candelabrum chromosome 16, ooCorCand1.1, whole genome shotgun sequence:
GTATCCGATCATCTGTCGCGGAAAAAGTCGTGTCTTGCAACTACCGTCCgtctagcctcggcctcccagaccagTGCAGTGCCAATTCAAAATTGTCCCCCATGGGTctggatggtaccgcctcttctcaatatattgagGTTGGTCCTacgaccagcattagtgttcagttttataaatgcataccttccCAATTACGGCTGTAATACAAGAACAATGAAGACATGTCACGCTAGAACATTGTGTCGCATCCcgctgcacgggtacctttgtgtttactgtagctacggttttatcacttgtgtgttagtagggaacATGTACGGGACGCTATGAATTAAtaaacactttcttttactaatAGAGCCGCAGActcgcgatgcgcgcatccaCTGTGACTTGTCGCAGATTCGATGTGCCTTGCCGTGAAATCAtgacaaaacttcgccgtgaattcaCAGTGAGACTTTGTCTAGTAGACATGAAGAAGTCTAGACGTCGAAGCATCGGTTCGTAAATTAGAACAAACGGCTCTGCTACTAGGTGTCATTACTAACCGTTAACAGGCGCATAATACAAACTAcaacgtgtagggacgtgattTGGCGTGAAGAGCttactacaagtcgtcgtttgtgtacagtactctttggtagacagcagatcaCTACCACGccatgcatgagatgtcttcgttgattacagccGTAATTgaaaaggtatgcatttatgaaattgaacactaatgctggtcctaggaccgaCCGcaaatatattgagaagaggcggtaccatcccagacctcCATTTGAATCAGCGCTACACAggtctgggaggccaaggCTACCGTCCGTCTCCGCTTCGCTTCGCTTCGCTATTTTGAAATCCTGGGGAGAGCCCTGAattcatcaccatcatcatcatcataggCTATAATCATGCTCATCAGTTTCAAACTATGCTGCTGCCAAACTCTGAGACTATACGTTAGAAACTCATGTTTCCTTGGCTCGGCAAGCCTACACAGGACAAGCAAACGAACAGAATAACGCAAAAGTGAGAAATGGCACATCAAAGAAAACGAAAAAGTCACAAAAATCTTAGTTAACGCTCTGGCCCGTCGCCAGAGAACGTTCATCACTCGTCAACTGGCCTACCCGGATTAGGATGCAGAAACTCTTTAGTTTTGGTCTGCAAGTGCTCCACCACAACAGCCGTAGCGTCAGTTTTCTATCagaaaacacaacataaatGTCACTGGCACCTACTGAAAGAAATCGCTAAAAGAAATCTTGTGCCCAGACAAGTACGTGCTAACTTGCGATCAAACGTGCGACGCTGGACAGTACGAGAGCTCGCGAGACAAGTAGGTACTAAGTACACTGGCACACACCGTTTCTAATTCCTTGAACTCTTCATCAAGCTTGGTTGCCTCGGCATTGAAGATCTTCTCGCTAAAGTACTAAACATATGACGCAACTGAATTTCACTCGCACGTTGCAGACCATTATCATGATCTAACGACCTGGTTCGCTTTGTTAATCTGCTTCTTGAACCCTCTGAACGACATGTTAACGAGAAGTAGGTGTACCGTGCCTACTaatatcacgtgacaactTAGTCTTAAGTTAACGCGCGGTATTACAGATGTCTTATTCTTCATGTCAAACTTGTCAGCTCGCCTGCGCAGTTTTGAAGATTCTCTTCTCACGAGTAAGAAATCTAAGGAAGCTACTCGTTATTGAGTTATATATTTTCACAGTGCTGTCggagtttgtgtgtctgcctggGTAACACGACGCAACGTCCGGAATATTCAGCTATTTGTCTTGGCCTCGAAGGAGCCGGCAAGTCTACTATTTTAGCTACTTTGACGAATGAAGATGTATCCGTGTCATCAACCGCAGGTGCACTGCTAATACTATATTACACATATTACTGTTATCAGAGGACTCTAGTAGAACTGAACTGAAGTGGTTTATTGTTTATCCAGCAAATTTTCCGGAAATCTTCCGTCCTAGTGGCAAATCCTCCAGACACCCTGTTTGCATGTACAAGTTGTCAACGCGATAATTACATTAGTGTAAACCGGGGTAACTCCGTGAGTAATTTGATGCACCCCTGTATATTGCTACGTAtgagtgttgtagtcgctTGATCTTACTATCGTATGGAGCAGTAGCCTTCTGCCAATCAGCATGTGGGTGACCATCTCTGAAATCTTAATCGTTCTTGAAATAATTCGGGACTTTCCTGGGCGCTGCTAATCTTCTGGGTGGGGCAACTTGGTGACAGAgggtgctttcacactgaCCTTACGTTAACCTAGGTTAAGCTAGCTAAGTAAACACTACCATATGGAACATGTAATTACTGGGTAATAGACCTATGTTAGCACTGAGCAGcgttcacacagcacagaaaTGACCCACTAACCAATCTAGATACTAGTTATGTatatcttgtcattgttgtcccGTCAATGTCTGGAAGGTTTGGAGAGTTTTGTCCTCTCGCTAGAGACATGATCTTTACAAGCAACATCTGGTTGTACATTctgcacagcaacactagGAGAGTTATAAAAAGGACCTCTCGTTGCCCACCCGCTATTCTTTGCCTTCTCCTTTTCTACTGAAGACGTGCCCGTGTAGCTTTGAAGCGTTTGTAGCACATTCTAGAAAATGCGCCATTCTTTGCTATGCCTAGAAGGCGGAGTGACCAAGTTGTAGGTGGAGCGACCGAGTTGTAGGTGGAGCGACCGAGTTCTAACCTACCTTGCACGTGGGTTAGCGCTAACCTAGGTTAGCCAAGCTATTACCTAAGACCAATTAGTTAAAAGGCGTCTGGAACTAAATCAATTAGAGTCAACCTAGGTTAGAATCGTTGTGTGAAAGCACCCAGAGTTTGGTTCTGGCAACTTACAACTTACGAATGGTTATAACTATTGCTTGCTTGAGTACGTTTCTTTGCTGCGTCTATTGTGGTAGTGGCAAATAAGGCATACCTATTAGATCTTTTGCTGTACCCTAGGAAGTTGCTATTCAGTGTAGGCGTTTTTATTGCTGTAGCTTCGCCGTCCCGGACGTCCATTCAAGTAGCAATTGACTTGCTCATAATCCTACGTCAAGCAGTTTACTAATGGTAGAAGAGATTCACACCCTAAACTGAGGTAAGACACTTCACGCTCAAACAGGGTTAGATATTCACGGAGTTGCCCTGGTCATGGAGTTACCCTGGTTGACCCTACCTTATAAATTTAGAGAAGTCT
This window contains:
- the LOC134192314 gene encoding ADP-ribosylation factor-like protein 15, whose product is MSYSSCQTCQLACAVLKILFSRCCRSLCVCLGNTTQRPEYSAICLGLEGAGKSTILATLTNEDVSVSSTAGFALKAVGLPSAILNVQELGDMR